The Gemmatimonadaceae bacterium genome contains the following window.
TCGCCCGCCGCAGGTCCAACTGGTACAGGGACTACTTCGTGTCCTTGGGCGGGATGCCGATGACCTTCACCCCGGCGCCACGGGCCACGTCCATCGCGAAGATGATGTCCTGATACTTCACGGCCGGGTCACCCTTCACGAAGATGATCTTGTCCGGGCGCGGGTCGTAGATCTCCGTGAGGCGCTCGGCCAGGCGCTCCTTGGTCAGGGGCTCCTTGTTGACGGCAAAGCTGCCGTCGGCGAGCACTTCGAGCACGATCTGGTCCGACGCCTGGTTGGCGGTGACCACGGCAGGCGTGGGGTCCGGCAGCTGCAGGTCCACGGCCTTCCGCATCATCGGCTGCATGATCATGAAGATGATGAGCAGCACGAGCATGATGTCGATCATCGGCACCACGTTCGGCTCGCTGTTCATCCCCGAGCTGTTTCCTCCGACGCTCATTCCCATCGTCGGCTCTCCTTAAGGCGTCTTGGTGGTGCCCGACGTCACCTCGTCGCCGGCCACCGAGGACACCGTCCCCGGCTGCTGGTCCGAAATGGCGCCGACCATGCGCACCCCGTTCTTCGACGCGATGTCCATCGCGTCCAGGATGCGGCCGTACTCAAGGTCCTTGTCGGCCTTGATGTAGAGGATCTGGTCGATGGTCCGCTGCGAATAGATGTTCTGCAGCATCGCGCCCAGGTCTTCGTTCTGGATGGCCCGCTTGTTCAGGTAATACTGGCCGTACTTGTCGATGCCGAGGACCTGGTCCTCATCGACCTCCGGATGCGCCTTCAGGTTGATGCCGCTGGGCGGCGTCGCGGTGAAGCCGGCCGAAATGGCCGGCGTCACCACCATGAAGATGATCAGGAGCACCAGCATCACGTCGATCATGGGGACGACGTTCGGCTCGGCCTTGACGCCGCCCCCGGTGCTTACCGACATGCCCATCTGGATGCCCTCCTAAGGGACGCGGGTCTTACTGCGAGATCGGCGACGCGCCCTTCTGGGCGGCCGTGTTGAACTCACGCGTGAAGCGCGAGCGGCCGAACTCACCCGAGACACCCTTGATCAGGTAATCGATCATCTCCTTCGAGACGTAGGTCATCTCGGAGGTGAGGTTGTCGATCTTGGTCTGGAAGTAGTTGAAGGCCCACACCGCGGGGATGGCGACCATGAGGCCGAAGCCCGTGGCGATCAGCGCCTCGGCGATGCCGACGGCGATGGCCTGGATGCCCGACGAACCGGCGGCGCCCATGCCGGCGAAGGCGTTGATGATGCCGAACACGGTGCCG
Protein-coding sequences here:
- a CDS encoding biopolymer transporter ExbD — its product is MSVGGNSSGMNSEPNVVPMIDIMLVLLIIFMIMQPMMRKAVDLQLPDPTPAVVTANQASDQIVLEVLADGSFAVNKEPLTKERLAERLTEIYDPRPDKIIFVKGDPAVKYQDIIFAMDVARGAGVKVIGIPPKDTK
- a CDS encoding biopolymer transporter ExbD; amino-acid sequence: MGMSVSTGGGVKAEPNVVPMIDVMLVLLIIFMVVTPAISAGFTATPPSGINLKAHPEVDEDQVLGIDKYGQYYLNKRAIQNEDLGAMLQNIYSQRTIDQILYIKADKDLEYGRILDAMDIASKNGVRMVGAISDQQPGTVSSVAGDEVTSGTTKTP